CGCTTGCCAACTGATTCCATGGATTGTTGCAAGTATTTCTTTAAGTTCCGGCTGTTAGTCTCAATCGTCGATTTCCGCTCCTGTAGACGTTTAATCTCATTCGCAAGTGTAGAGGACTGACCGTCCAACTCTTTTAACACTTTGGCGATGTTTTCTGCTTTGTCGTCTTCCATTCTGCTCTCACGTTGCTGCGTTTCCTGTTTCAGGCGGTTCCATTTATCCTGCACGGCTCGAAAAACCTTATTCAGATCCTCTCGGATCTCTTCCCCCTCAGGCATTTTGCTCCAACACCTCTTTGGCGAGTTGGCGGTATTCCCGGCAAG
The Candidatus Neomarinimicrobiota bacterium DNA segment above includes these coding regions:
- a CDS encoding siphovirus Gp157 family protein, with product MPEGEEIREDLNKVFRAVQDKWNRLKQETQQRESRMEDDKAENIAKVLKELDGQSSTLANEIKRLQERKSTIETNSRNLKKYLQQSMESVGKR